A region of Rhodamnia argentea isolate NSW1041297 chromosome 9, ASM2092103v1, whole genome shotgun sequence DNA encodes the following proteins:
- the LOC115736846 gene encoding probable glycosyltransferase At5g03795 translates to MRKFLPQIALALMGELFRLCIGRRIDWRKIFFFGVIMTLASVLLPNIIFPYTLDTWFFSPSVTIFPHAIFNGTAHLSETVNGARVEQSHLVPAAPVTSVNASTNLTQFVSVEEEIPAVTLEEKLQSNLSEKINILEEEKILSSPLPFLASPPPPPPKRYVSPPHLQRGLWSLPPHEALVYAKKAIAHAPPVTDVPNLYAPLFRNISVFKRSYELMEQILKVYIYPDGRRPIFHQPYLRGIYASEGWFMKHMEGNRQFVTRDPEKAHLFYLAYSARQLQKALYVPDSHNMRPLSIFLRDHVNWIAAKYPFWNRTHGSDHFLVACHDWGPYTVTEHEELRKNTIKALCNADLSEGIFSAGRDVSLAETTIRTPRKPLRYVGGKRVSQRPILAFFAGNMHGRVRPTLLKFWQDKDEDMRIYGPLPNRVSRNMSYVVHMKSSKYCICPMGYEVNSPRIVEAIYYECVPVIIADNFVPPLNEVLDWSAFSVIVAEKDIPKLKEILLAIPMRKYMQIQANVKMVQKHFLWNPRPLRYDLFHMILHSIWFSRLNQISLPSA, encoded by the exons ATGAGAAAATTTTTACCACAGATTGCTCTTGCACTGATGGGGGAGCTCTTTCGGCTTTGTATTGGTAGAAGAATTGACTGgagaaagattttctttttcggagTCATCATGACTTTAGCCAGTGTTCTGCTTCCAAACATCATCTTCCCTTATACACTGGACACATGGTTCTTCTCTCCTTCCGTAACAATTTTTCCACATGCTATTTTCAATGGAACCGCCCATTTGAGTGAGACTGTCAATGGTGCAAGGGTTGAACAATCTCACCTAGTTCCAGCTGCCCCAGTCACTTCTGTAAATGCTTCAACTAACTTAACTCAGTTCGTGTCAGTTGAGGAGGAGATACCTGCAGTAACTCTAGAAGAAAAGCTGCAGTCTAATTTATCAGAGAAGATCAACAtattggaagaagaaaagattttaTCCTCACCTCTCCCTTTTCTTGCTtcccctcctccccctcctcctaaAAGATACGTGTCCCCACCACATTTGCAG AGAGGCTTATGGTCTTTGCCACCTCATGAGGCATTGGTATATGCAAAAAAGGCGATTGCACATGCTCCACCAGTTACTGATGTTCCAAATTTGTATGCTCCGTTATTTAGAAATATTTCTGTCTTCAAAAG GAGCTACGAATTGATGGAACAAATACTCAAGGTTTATATATATCCAGATGGACGACGTCCAATTTTCCACCAACCCTACCTCAGGGGAATCTATGCTTCGGAAGGTTGGTTCATGAAGCACATGGAGGGGAACCGCCAATTTGTCACGAGGGATCCTGAAAAGGCTCACTTGTTCTATCTAGCTTACAGTGCACGCCAGTTGCAGAAGGCACTTTATGTGCCTGACTCTCATAATATGAGACCGCTATCGATTTTCTTGAGAGATCATGTGAATTGGATTGCTGCAAAATATCCTTTCTGGAATAGGACACATGGGTCGGATCATTTCCTCGTTGCTTGTCATGACTGG GGTCCATACACAGTGACTGAGCATGAGGAACTAAGGAAAAACACCATAAAAGCTCTATGTAATGCTGATCTATCAGAAGGAATTTTTTCTGCTGGAAGGGATGTTTCCCTAGCAGAGACGACAATAAGAACCCCAAGGAAGCCTCTTAGATATGTTGGTGGTAAGAGAGTGTCTCAGCGCCCCATTCTTGCATTCTTTGCTGGAAACATGCATGGTCGGGTACGTCCCACTCTTCTCAAGTTCTGGCAAGATAAAGATGAAGACATGAGAATTTATGGGCCTCTGCCCAATAGAGTCTCCCGGAACATGTCTTATGTAGTACACATGAAGTCTAGCAAATACTGTATATGCCCCATGGGTTATGAAGTTAACAGCCCCAGGATTGTCGAGGCAATATACTACGAATGTGTTCCGGTTATAATCGCTGACAACTTTGTTCCTCCTTTGAATGAAGTCCTAGATTGGAGTGCTTTCTCTGTCATCGTGGCAGAGAAGGATATTCCAAAACTAAAGGAGATACTATTGGCGATTCCTATGAGGAAGTATATGCAGATACAAGCCAATGTGAAGATGGTGCAAAAGCATTTTCTGTGGAATCCAAGACCACTCAGATATGATTTGTTCCACATGATTCTGCATTCTATTTGGTTTAGCAGGTTGAATCAGATCTCTCTCCCGTCAGCATAG
- the LOC115736849 gene encoding transcription factor MYB114-like, translating to MAPKNDGSAKRVMNKGAWTAEEDSKLSQYIEIHGAKRWKTIAAKSGLNRCGKSCRLRWLNYLRPNIKRGNISDEEEDLILRLHKLLGNRWSLIAGRLPGRTDNEIKNYWNSHLSKKINQKQKTQEVSTVQETTPQLKSQGMAPMKEEGAKIVGSSEPTFDVNEFFDFSAEGSSGLEWVNKFLELDEDQWFTDKR from the exons ATGGCACCTAAGAATGATGGCTCGGCTAAGAGGGTTATGAACAAAGGGGCGTGGACGGCTGAAGAAGACAGCAAGCTCTCTCAGTACATCGAAATCCATGGTGCCAAGAGGTGGAAGACCATTGCAGCCAAATCAG gTCTGAACAGATGTGGGAAGAGTTGTCGATTGAGATGGTTGAATTATCTCAGACCCAATATCAAGAGAGGCAACATatcagatgaagaagaagacttgATACTTAGGCTTCACAAGCTGCTTGGCAACAG GTGGTCGTTGATTGCTGGGAGACTTCCAGGAAGAACTGACAATGAAATCAAGAACTACTGGAATTCTCATTTgagcaagaaaataaatcaaaagcaaaaaacGCAAGAAGTTTCGACAGTGCAGGAAACTACGCCGCAGCTCAAATCACAGGGTATGGCACCCATGAAGGAAGAGGGGGCTAAGATTGTGGGGAGCTCCGAGCCCACTTTTGATGTGAATGAGTTTTTTGACTTCTCCGCCGAAGGATCCTCTGGTCTCGAGTGGGTCAATAAGTTCCTCGAGCTCGACGAGGACCAATGGTTCACTGATAAGAGGTGA